GATGGCCGTGGTGATCGTCGTGGTGCTCTGCGGCGGCGTGGGCCATGGGCGTGTTCCTCGAAAGCAGCGGGTGTCGCGAGAAGAGATCAGGCCTGCGCGGGCGCGGGCGCTGCTTCGGTGGCGGCGGGCGCGGCGGCGGCGCTGGCGCCGCTGCCGGCCGGCGCGGCCTGCTCCGGCGTCACGTCGGGCGCCGGCGAGCCTTCGGCCGGGGCCGGCGGCACCGGGGCGGCCGGCTTGCGTGCGGCCAGCCACTTCTGGAAGTCGGCCTTGGACACGGCCTGGACCACGATCGGCATGAAGCCGTGGTCCTTGCCGCACAGCTCGGCGCACTGGCCGCGGTAGGTACCGGGCACCTCGATGTTGGTCCAGGCCTCGTTGATCAGGCCGGGGATGGCGTCCTGCTTCCAGCCCAGCGCCGGCACCCACCAGGAGTGGATGACGTCGTCGGCGGTGATGACGAAGCGGATCTTGGTATCCACCGGCAGCACCAGCGGGTGGTCCACTTCCAGCAGGTAGTGCGGGTTGCTGGCGGCGTCGGGCACCTTGCCGGACTGGCGCATCTGGTCGGAGTCGCGCGCCAGGCGGCTGGTGAACTCGACGCCCTGGCCCAGGTACTCGTACTTCCACATCCACTGGTAGCCGGTGACCTTGACGGTCATCTCCGAATCGCGCGTGTCGTACATCGCGATCAGCTTGGCGGTGGCCGGCCAGGCCATGGCGATCAGGATGATCACCGGCACGATGGTCCAGATCAGCTCGGCGGTGGTGTTGTGGCTGAACTGCGCGGCGACCGCGCCCTTGGACTTGCGGAACTTGAACATCGCATAGCCCATCGCGCCGAACACGATGATGCCGATCGCCACGCAGACCCACAGCGCCACCATGTGCGCCTCGTAGGCCATGCGCGCGGTATGGGTGACGCCCCGGCCCATGTTCAGCTGCCACGGCTTGGGATCGGCGACCTGCGCCAAGGCCAGGCCCGGCAGGCCCGCCAGTGTCGCCAGTGTCGCCAGCAGCGCGACGCGGCTGCCTCCCCTTGTCTTGCCTTGCGTCATTGCCTAGACCCCACCTGAGTGTCATCGGTCACGGCCGCACCGCGGCCGCAAGTGAAACGCGTAACTGCCTTGCCAGTTCCTGCCGCTCGGCCGGGCCGAGCAGCCTTCCCACTTCCACCTGGCGGCCGCTGGAGGACAGCGTGACGCAGGCATCGCCGCCGACGCCCAGCCGCACCCAGTACGGATGCGCCCGGAACGCGGCATCGCGCTGCGCGCGCCGCCGCACCTCCACCAGCTCCGGCGCGATCGCGATGACCTCATCGCGCTCGCCGGCCCGCCACGCCGCCCGCAGCGCCAGCCCGACCAGGCCGCCGTGCAGCACCGCGAACACCGGGGCGAAGGCGTTGCCCGCCAGCCAGCCCAGGATCGCCGCGCCCCACATCAGGCCGGTGCAGGCCACGAACAGCGTCACGAACTGACGCGCATTCAGTGCCCGCGGAGGCCGCAGCGTCAGCCGCGTTCCCCGCCCTTCCGGGCCCTGTGTCGCCACTTCGATCATCGCGCCTGCCGCACCCTTGGCTGCGGAAAACGCCTGAATGGTAGCCCCGCGATCCAGCGCCCGGCAACCGACCGGAAATTGTGCAAACGCACATAAAAGCGTTTCCGGCTCAAGGACTTGCGCGCCCCGGCGGATCCGGCGCCCGGCGCGTGGGGAACGGCTGCGACCATGGTCGTATCCGGCGCCGGACCTGCCGGCCGTGTACAACGGACGACACGCGGCACCGGCGGTCCGCCGGCGGGGGACGCGGCTGGCACGCTTCGTGCAGCGCCGCGAAGGGAATCAATGATGGAGCTACCGGCGCGCGGGGGCGCACCGGGATCGCAAGGGGAGTCGTCACCATGGCCAACGCGGTGTTCTTCAGCCTGCTCAGCGACTGCATGCTGGCGCTGGTGCTGTTCGCGTTGTTCTCCTACGTGGCGCACGTGTCGCGCACGCTGTACGGCATCGCGACCTGGGGCCTGGCGCACCTGGCCTATACCCTGGGCGCGGACAGCATCGATGTCCTGGCCAGCGCGCTCCGCGAGGCGGGCCACCCGGTCGCCGCCCTGCTGGCGGTCAACCTGGGCGCGGTGCTGGCCTGCGCCGGCATGGCGGGGCTGGCGTGGGCGCTGGTGCAGTTTGTCCAGCAGCGCCGCCTGCGTCGCCGGGAGCTGGCATGGATGCCGCTGAGCATGGTGCCGCCGGTGATCGCCTGGCTGGCGGCCGGCACCACCGACGCGCAGGGCATGGCGCTGAGCCTGGTCGAGGTGGTGGCGCTGGCCACGATGATCTGGCAGCTGCGGCGGCTGCGCGCCGCGCCGGACAAGGTGCCCGCCCGCCTGATGATGGTCAGCTGCGCGCTGCTGATCGGCATCTACAGCAGCGGCATGTCGGGCTGGCTGGAAGGCCGGGGCCACTACGACATCGACGACCTGTGGGTCAGCTCCGACCTGGCGCTGTGGTTCAT
The window above is part of the Pseudoxanthomonas sp. X-1 genome. Proteins encoded here:
- the coxB gene encoding cytochrome c oxidase subunit II — protein: MTQGKTRGGSRVALLATLATLAGLPGLALAQVADPKPWQLNMGRGVTHTARMAYEAHMVALWVCVAIGIIVFGAMGYAMFKFRKSKGAVAAQFSHNTTAELIWTIVPVIILIAMAWPATAKLIAMYDTRDSEMTVKVTGYQWMWKYEYLGQGVEFTSRLARDSDQMRQSGKVPDAASNPHYLLEVDHPLVLPVDTKIRFVITADDVIHSWWVPALGWKQDAIPGLINEAWTNIEVPGTYRGQCAELCGKDHGFMPIVVQAVSKADFQKWLAARKPAAPVPPAPAEGSPAPDVTPEQAAPAGSGASAAAAPAATEAAPAPAQA
- a CDS encoding DUF2244 domain-containing protein, with the translated sequence MIEVATQGPEGRGTRLTLRPPRALNARQFVTLFVACTGLMWGAAILGWLAGNAFAPVFAVLHGGLVGLALRAAWRAGERDEVIAIAPELVEVRRRAQRDAAFRAHPYWVRLGVGGDACVTLSSSGRQVEVGRLLGPAERQELARQLRVSLAAAVRP
- a CDS encoding GGDEF domain-containing protein, producing MANAVFFSLLSDCMLALVLFALFSYVAHVSRTLYGIATWGLAHLAYTLGADSIDVLASALREAGHPVAALLAVNLGAVLACAGMAGLAWALVQFVQQRRLRRRELAWMPLSMVPPVIAWLAAGTTDAQGMALSLVEVVALATMIWQLRRLRAAPDKVPARLMMVSCALLIGIYSSGMSGWLEGRGHYDIDDLWVSSDLALWFMLNFCMLMLSSFHAAEALRHGALVDPLTGALNRRGLSHSLEERRAPGGGATPDSLSVLALDLDRFKEINDRHGHRIGDQVLQAFSDTVRACIRQHDLFARTGGEEFVIVTTGMRCEEAVRLGERIRQSTDALRLPTHGGLRVGVSIGVACATRRIAVVDLMDLADQALYEAKRGGRNRVVHLHDAS